From one Chryseobacterium sp. 3008163 genomic stretch:
- a CDS encoding trypsin-like serine peptidase: MSNIEKNNPMSAEEVLKLKTIKAKSAEKSANLKLSAKEPEMETIDGRAYPKGMKSVAITMNEKSAVDENLETDFFYPTHSDFEYQPKLEPKKDRKPKFIERENFLSAEGARTIFGVDQRKVFNSTAYPWRCVGRVESSLGIASGVMIGPRHLLTCAHIIDWKPNNQTGWLKFTPMYYNGSAPYGSSWGIQTYYKHKVAGPTIDGTEVQFDYVVVVLDRPIGNSTGWLGSKSYSDSWDGQASFTHAGYPADLTGTQRPTYQTGIALDGDFWSPDDNQSIQHKADIWPGQSGGPFWGYWNGSPYAVATQSAHNPSINFASGGSDLVGLVTRARNEYP, from the coding sequence ATGTCTAATATTGAAAAAAACAACCCAATGTCTGCTGAAGAAGTTTTAAAACTTAAAACTATCAAAGCAAAATCAGCTGAAAAATCAGCCAATTTAAAATTATCAGCCAAAGAACCGGAAATGGAAACCATCGATGGAAGAGCTTATCCAAAAGGAATGAAGTCTGTAGCTATCACAATGAATGAGAAATCAGCTGTCGATGAAAACCTTGAAACAGATTTTTTCTATCCAACTCATTCAGACTTCGAATATCAACCAAAATTAGAACCTAAAAAAGACCGTAAACCAAAATTTATTGAAAGAGAAAATTTCTTAAGTGCTGAAGGGGCAAGAACAATCTTCGGAGTTGATCAGAGAAAAGTATTCAATTCTACAGCTTACCCGTGGCGTTGCGTCGGAAGAGTAGAGAGCTCTTTAGGAATTGCGAGTGGTGTTATGATTGGCCCGAGACATCTCTTGACTTGTGCACATATCATCGATTGGAAACCCAATAATCAAACAGGCTGGTTAAAATTCACACCTATGTATTATAATGGTAGCGCGCCTTACGGAAGTTCTTGGGGAATTCAAACCTACTACAAACATAAAGTTGCTGGTCCTACGATTGATGGCACAGAAGTTCAGTTTGATTATGTGGTAGTCGTTCTCGACAGACCCATTGGAAACAGTACAGGCTGGTTAGGTTCTAAATCTTACTCTGATTCTTGGGACGGACAGGCTTCTTTTACTCACGCTGGTTATCCTGCAGATTTAACGGGAACGCAAAGACCTACTTATCAAACAGGCATTGCTTTAGATGGTGATTTCTGGAGTCCGGATGATAATCAAAGTATTCAACACAAAGCTGATATCTGGCCCGGACAAAGCGGTGGCCCGTTTTGGGGGTATTGGAATGGTTCGCCGTATGCAGTTGCCACTCAAAGCGCACATAATCCAAGCATTAATTTTGCAAGCGGGGGTTCAGATTTAGTTGGTCTCGTGACAAGAGCAAGAAACGAATATCCTTAA
- a CDS encoding GNAT family N-acetyltransferase has product MNNIVWKIKSFEEITTSELYEIIKARVDVFVVEQDCPYHDLDGYDQQAIHIWAEEDKNVLAYCRVFNKGIKYPETSIGRVLTTEKARGKSLGKQLIQYAVETIENRFHTSEVRISAQDYLLRFYSGFGFEDTGKKYLEDNIPHTEMFRK; this is encoded by the coding sequence ATGAATAATATTGTTTGGAAAATAAAAAGTTTTGAAGAGATTACCACTTCTGAACTTTACGAAATCATTAAAGCGAGAGTTGATGTTTTTGTGGTAGAACAAGATTGTCCTTATCATGATTTGGATGGATATGATCAGCAGGCAATACATATTTGGGCAGAAGAAGATAAAAATGTTTTAGCGTACTGCAGAGTTTTTAATAAAGGAATAAAGTATCCCGAAACTTCTATCGGAAGAGTTTTAACAACGGAAAAAGCCAGAGGAAAAAGCTTAGGCAAACAACTGATCCAATACGCAGTAGAAACCATCGAAAATCGCTTTCATACAAGCGAAGTGAGAATTTCTGCCCAAGATTATCTTTTAAGATTTTATTCAGGATTTGGTTTTGAAGATACCGGAAAGAAATATTTGGAAGACAATATTCCGCACACGGAAATGTTTAGAAAATAA
- the yihA gene encoding ribosome biogenesis GTP-binding protein YihA/YsxC produces the protein MVIKTAEFVKSSGKWQECPEGTIPEYAFIGRSNVGKSSLINGMLNRKDLAKTSGTPGKTQLINHFIINESWYLTDLPGYGYAKVSKVMRRDFEKLINNYILNRNNLVNLFVLIDSRHTPQNIDLEFIQWCGESGVPFSIVFTKVDKLKPNIAIKNVEDYKAELHKTWEDLPEIYVTSAEKKTGTDEILSFIQKTNEFLVNNGVTFNE, from the coding sequence ATGGTTATAAAGACAGCAGAGTTTGTAAAAAGCAGTGGAAAATGGCAGGAATGCCCCGAAGGAACCATCCCTGAATATGCTTTTATCGGACGCTCAAACGTAGGAAAATCTTCATTGATCAACGGAATGCTCAACAGGAAAGATTTGGCAAAAACTTCGGGAACTCCGGGGAAAACTCAGTTGATTAATCATTTTATCATTAATGAAAGCTGGTATCTTACCGATTTACCGGGATATGGATATGCAAAGGTTTCAAAAGTAATGAGACGTGATTTTGAAAAATTAATTAACAACTATATTTTAAATAGAAACAATCTGGTGAATCTTTTTGTTTTGATTGATTCTCGTCACACCCCTCAGAATATTGATTTGGAATTTATCCAATGGTGTGGAGAAAGTGGTGTCCCGTTTTCAATAGTTTTCACGAAAGTTGATAAACTAAAACCGAATATCGCCATAAAAAACGTTGAAGATTACAAAGCTGAACTTCACAAAACATGGGAAGATCTTCCAGAAATTTATGTAACATCTGCTGAAAAGAAAACCGGAACAGATGAGATTTTAAGTTTCATTCAAAAAACGAATGAATTTTTGGTTAATAACGGCGTGACTTTCAATGAATAA
- a CDS encoding alpha/beta fold hydrolase, with translation MIFSTKKDKKYTFIEAGEGHPLVLLHGLMGGLSNFDKMVNFFSEKGFKVYVPQLPIYDLPVLNTNLTTIAKYVIKFIESEIGKPVTIVGNSMGGHVGLILTLARPDLVKNLVLTGSSGLYERAFGDSFPRKNDRSYIRKKAEEVFYDPAVATEALVDEVFSVVNDRMKGIKTVMLARSAIKHNMLNDLPKIVRPTCLIWGKQDNVTPPEVAIDMHKFIPNSDLFWIDKCGHAAMMEKPDEFNEILYNWVKDKI, from the coding sequence ATGATATTTAGTACAAAAAAAGATAAGAAATATACCTTCATTGAAGCTGGGGAAGGACATCCATTGGTGCTCTTGCACGGTTTGATGGGTGGGTTGAGCAATTTTGACAAGATGGTGAATTTTTTTTCAGAGAAAGGGTTTAAGGTCTATGTACCTCAGCTCCCCATCTATGATTTGCCGGTACTCAATACCAATCTTACAACAATCGCCAAATACGTAATTAAATTTATCGAAAGCGAAATTGGCAAACCCGTAACCATTGTAGGAAATTCTATGGGTGGTCATGTGGGACTTATTTTGACTTTGGCAAGACCAGATTTGGTGAAAAACTTAGTTCTTACCGGAAGCTCTGGATTATACGAAAGAGCATTTGGTGACAGTTTCCCGAGAAAAAATGACCGTTCATATATAAGAAAGAAAGCTGAAGAAGTTTTCTACGATCCTGCAGTTGCTACAGAAGCTTTGGTAGACGAAGTTTTCAGTGTGGTCAATGACAGGATGAAAGGAATCAAAACGGTGATGTTGGCAAGAAGCGCAATTAAACACAATATGTTAAACGATCTTCCTAAAATTGTGCGCCCGACGTGCCTGATTTGGGGGAAACAGGATAACGTAACACCTCCTGAAGTTGCTATTGATATGCATAAATTTATCCCAAATTCAGATCTTTTCTGGATTGATAAATGCGGACATGCTGCAATGATGGAAAAACCCGATGAATTCAACGAGATTCTATACAATTGGGTAAAAGATAAAATATAA
- the mraZ gene encoding division/cell wall cluster transcriptional repressor MraZ: MRNFIGTYECKIDDKGRLKVPSSLIKQMENFEEKVFVVKRSVFQPCLEVYPMKAWDKLMEKINKLNRFIKKNADFIRMFTAGVKTVELDSAGRLQISKDLTHYANLTKEIVVTSAGELFEIWDKDAYEKVIATNEEDFASLAEDVMGTFDEE, encoded by the coding sequence ATGAGAAATTTCATTGGAACATATGAGTGCAAAATAGACGACAAAGGTCGCCTAAAGGTGCCTTCATCGCTAATTAAGCAGATGGAGAACTTTGAGGAGAAAGTCTTTGTGGTAAAGCGTTCTGTGTTTCAACCGTGTCTCGAAGTTTATCCTATGAAAGCATGGGATAAGCTTATGGAAAAGATTAATAAACTAAACAGATTCATTAAAAAGAATGCTGATTTCATCAGGATGTTTACTGCAGGTGTAAAAACTGTAGAACTAGACAGTGCCGGAAGACTGCAGATTTCAAAAGATCTTACGCATTATGCAAATCTTACGAAAGAAATTGTAGTGACAAGTGCAGGCGAACTTTTCGAGATTTGGGATAAAGATGCCTATGAAAAGGTAATCGCAACCAATGAAGAAGATTTTGCAAGTCTGGCAGAAGATGTAATGGGCACTTTTGATGAAGAATAA
- the rsmH gene encoding 16S rRNA (cytosine(1402)-N(4))-methyltransferase RsmH, which yields MYHNPVLLKQSVDDLVTNLDGIYVDCTFGGGGHSQEILDRLSENGKLYAFDQDLDALKNTIDDPKFTLINQNFRFLENSLLMYGVAKVDGVLADLGVSSHQFDEAVRGFSTRNNAPLDMRMNVMQSLDAKKVINEYEEEALADIFYYYGELREARKLARDIVHHRKIKAINTTEDLKKLFSFLPPHKVNKFYAQLFQAIRIEVNQELEVLKEMLVQAYNVLKPGGRLVVISYHSLEDRLVKRFLKNGMFEGEPQRDIYGNYAKAFELVKSKAIIPDDKEIEENSRARSAKMRTGIKL from the coding sequence ATATATCACAACCCCGTTTTATTGAAGCAAAGTGTGGATGATTTGGTGACGAATCTGGACGGAATATATGTGGACTGCACATTTGGTGGTGGTGGTCATTCACAGGAAATTTTAGACAGGCTTTCTGAAAATGGAAAGCTGTACGCATTTGATCAGGATTTGGATGCACTAAAAAATACAATTGATGACCCGAAGTTTACCTTAATCAATCAAAATTTTAGATTTCTTGAAAATTCTCTTTTGATGTACGGGGTTGCGAAGGTTGACGGTGTTTTGGCTGACCTTGGCGTTTCTTCTCATCAGTTTGATGAAGCGGTCAGAGGGTTTTCTACAAGAAACAATGCGCCGCTCGATATGAGAATGAATGTGATGCAGAGTTTGGATGCTAAAAAAGTAATCAATGAGTATGAAGAGGAAGCTTTAGCGGATATTTTTTATTACTATGGTGAATTGAGAGAAGCGAGAAAACTGGCGAGAGACATCGTTCATCACAGAAAAATAAAAGCAATCAATACAACGGAAGATCTGAAAAAACTCTTCAGCTTTCTTCCGCCGCATAAAGTGAATAAATTTTATGCACAGCTTTTTCAGGCGATCAGAATTGAAGTCAATCAGGAACTAGAAGTTTTGAAGGAAATGCTCGTTCAGGCTTACAATGTTTTGAAACCGGGAGGAAGACTAGTGGTGATTTCTTATCATTCTTTGGAAGATCGTTTGGTCAAAAGATTCCTGAAAAACGGAATGTTTGAAGGAGAACCGCAACGTGATATCTACGGAAATTATGCGAAAGCATTTGAACTTGTAAAAAGCAAAGCAATCATTCCTGATGACAAGGAAATTGAAGAAAACTCAAGAGCCAGAAGTGCTAAAATGAGAACAGGAATAAAATTATAA
- a CDS encoding FtsL-like putative cell division protein, with protein MARKPTYRPQKRLTFIDIIKGNFLNRDELTTHYKFFLLIFVLMMGMIYSNHLVNKKIKIVNALKEQTEEFKSRNAYAQSKLIKVKMESELGKQVAADSLMTLESHPHKLLIKLDSTDAKAK; from the coding sequence GTGGCAAGAAAACCAACATATCGTCCTCAAAAAAGACTCACTTTTATAGATATTATAAAAGGGAATTTTCTGAACCGTGATGAGTTGACCACGCATTATAAGTTTTTCTTATTGATTTTTGTTTTGATGATGGGGATGATTTATTCAAACCATTTGGTGAACAAAAAAATTAAAATTGTTAATGCTTTAAAAGAACAAACAGAAGAGTTTAAATCAAGAAATGCTTACGCACAAAGTAAGCTCATTAAAGTAAAAATGGAATCTGAGTTGGGGAAACAGGTTGCCGCAGATTCATTAATGACCTTAGAAAGTCATCCTCACAAATTGTTAATAAAATTGGACAGTACAGATGCAAAAGCCAAGTGA
- a CDS encoding penicillin-binding transpeptidase domain-containing protein, which produces MQKPSEYDNKRKKTLRWGYLFAVGALCVFVLFIGRIILLQNTNVQEIKDDYINNNYRNATLKAARGNLYASDGSILATTVMRYDVYLDFKTIKDTVYTNNIGPLTDSLSKMFGKPRADFRKRFDEQRKKKNQYYSLVKGLDFDEYDRIRKFPIFKRGKNKGGFIIDRNYKRELATSEIGAGTIGIDNGVAKAGLEGAFSKYLTGIDGSRYEQRVNSSQWKPIDFWKVNEPTDGQDVYTTLDLRIQDIAHSALEKQLINFEAKHGTVIVMEVATGKVRALVNLRETEPGVYEDAYNYALKDNIEPGSTFKTISLLAAMDDGFIDENTTVNVGNGVWVYAKQRISDGHGGGTYDISDVLAKSSNVGTAKLITKFYADKPEIFLDHLRRWKLFDKMDIELPGITKPRILTPKSKSWNAATLASIGYGYATNINLLQLATFYNGVANKGKMLKPIFIDKIMKDGKTVFEAKEEVMVKKMASDKAIQMMTSALTKAVEKGTGRSIFTPNLKMAGKTGTARFEYWLPGPMKYRASFAGFYPADNPKYTCYVMISEPNVSKGFYGGTVSAPVFKEIAGKTFLKTPQNVEKEMLVDRKVNLNKMVEPNVKVAVNNKQMPNVVGLIGKNAIPQLENLGYRVDFKGVGRIKEQFPLEGTTISKNQRIYLSLQN; this is translated from the coding sequence ATGCAAAAGCCAAGTGAATACGACAACAAACGTAAAAAAACGTTACGATGGGGCTACCTCTTTGCAGTGGGGGCTCTTTGCGTGTTTGTGCTTTTCATTGGAAGAATTATTCTTCTGCAGAATACCAATGTTCAGGAAATTAAAGACGATTATATCAATAATAATTACCGAAACGCCACTTTAAAAGCCGCAAGAGGAAATCTGTATGCTTCAGACGGTTCTATTTTGGCGACGACGGTGATGCGTTATGATGTTTATCTTGATTTTAAAACAATTAAAGATACGGTCTACACGAACAATATCGGTCCGCTCACAGATTCTTTAAGCAAAATGTTCGGAAAACCGAGAGCTGATTTCAGAAAAAGATTTGACGAGCAGAGAAAAAAGAAAAACCAGTATTATTCTTTGGTAAAAGGGTTAGATTTCGATGAATACGACAGAATCAGAAAATTCCCGATTTTTAAAAGAGGAAAAAATAAAGGTGGTTTCATCATCGACAGAAATTATAAAAGAGAATTAGCAACTTCAGAAATTGGAGCCGGAACGATAGGAATCGATAACGGAGTCGCAAAAGCCGGACTTGAAGGAGCGTTTTCAAAATATTTAACAGGAATCGACGGAAGCAGATACGAACAAAGAGTAAACTCTTCTCAGTGGAAACCGATTGATTTTTGGAAAGTAAACGAACCTACAGATGGTCAGGATGTTTATACAACTTTAGATCTTAGAATTCAGGATATTGCCCATTCGGCTTTAGAAAAACAACTGATAAATTTTGAAGCAAAGCACGGAACGGTGATCGTCATGGAAGTGGCAACCGGAAAAGTGCGTGCTTTGGTTAATTTAAGAGAAACCGAGCCGGGAGTTTATGAAGATGCTTATAACTATGCATTAAAAGATAATATTGAACCAGGGTCTACGTTCAAAACGATTTCGCTTTTGGCGGCAATGGATGACGGATTTATCGATGAAAATACAACCGTAAACGTAGGAAACGGAGTGTGGGTGTATGCAAAACAGAGAATTTCTGACGGTCACGGCGGTGGAACTTATGACATCAGTGATGTTTTGGCAAAATCAAGCAACGTGGGGACGGCAAAATTGATTACTAAGTTTTACGCTGACAAACCGGAAATTTTTCTCGATCATTTAAGAAGATGGAAACTGTTTGACAAAATGGATATTGAACTTCCGGGAATTACAAAACCAAGAATTTTAACTCCAAAAAGCAAATCGTGGAACGCTGCAACATTAGCCTCAATAGGTTATGGATATGCAACGAACATCAACCTTCTGCAATTAGCAACCTTTTACAACGGTGTAGCCAATAAAGGAAAAATGCTGAAACCGATCTTCATTGATAAAATAATGAAAGATGGGAAAACTGTTTTCGAAGCGAAAGAAGAGGTGATGGTTAAAAAAATGGCTTCTGATAAAGCCATTCAGATGATGACGAGCGCTTTAACGAAAGCGGTTGAAAAAGGAACGGGAAGAAGTATTTTCACACCCAATCTGAAAATGGCGGGAAAAACAGGAACGGCAAGATTTGAATACTGGTTGCCTGGTCCGATGAAATACAGAGCGTCTTTCGCAGGTTTTTATCCGGCAGACAATCCGAAATATACTTGCTACGTGATGATCAGCGAGCCGAATGTTTCAAAAGGATTTTACGGAGGAACAGTTTCCGCACCGGTTTTTAAAGAAATTGCCGGAAAGACTTTCCTGAAAACACCTCAAAATGTTGAAAAGGAAATGCTGGTAGACAGAAAGGTCAATCTGAATAAAATGGTTGAACCGAATGTAAAAGTAGCAGTTAATAATAAACAAATGCCAAATGTAGTGGGACTGATTGGTAAGAATGCTATTCCACAATTGGAAAATTTAGGATATCGTGTAGACTTTAAAGGAGTTGGAAGAATTAAAGAACAATTTCCACTTGAAGGCACAACAATCAGTAAAAACCAGAGAATTTATTTGTCTCTGCAAAATTAA
- a CDS encoding UDP-N-acetylmuramoyl-L-alanyl-D-glutamate--2,6-diaminopimelate ligase: MQLVELLNRIPVLEIHGENNREVSEMVFDSRKVSENSLYIALRGTVVDGHSFIASSIEKGAKIIVCEELPENLNEDITYVKVKDASKTLGHLASNFYGNPSEKLKLIGVTGTNGKTSVSTLLFDVFKNLGYDSALLSTVEIRIGEKIIPATHTTPDVITINKILAQAVEEGCEFAFMEVSSHGIAQNRIEGLTFKIAGFTNLTHDHLDYHKTFDEYLKIKKRFFDELNENAIAITNVDDKNGNVMLQNTKAAKRSYALKTMADYHGRTLEVDFNGMLLNFNGKEFWTTLTGKFNVYNLLLVFGIASELGFEQDEILQAISILKRVSGRFETFKSDGGIFFIVDYAHTPDALENVLDSINDIRTKNERLITVFGCGGDRDHSKRPEMGNIASKKSTLAIITSDNPRTEDPNQIIKEIEAGVEPQNFSKYTSIPDRREAIKMAIKFSEPKDIVLVAGKGHENYQEINGVKHHFDDKEVINELWQLMSK; the protein is encoded by the coding sequence ATGCAATTAGTTGAATTATTAAACAGAATTCCAGTACTAGAAATTCACGGTGAAAATAACCGTGAGGTTTCCGAAATGGTTTTTGACAGCAGAAAAGTTTCCGAAAACTCTTTGTACATCGCATTGAGAGGAACGGTTGTAGACGGACATTCATTTATTGCATCTTCAATTGAAAAAGGCGCAAAAATTATTGTTTGCGAGGAACTTCCTGAAAATTTAAATGAAGACATTACTTACGTTAAAGTAAAAGATGCTTCTAAAACTTTAGGTCACTTGGCTTCCAATTTCTATGGAAATCCTTCTGAAAAGTTAAAGTTGATCGGCGTTACCGGAACTAACGGGAAGACCTCTGTTTCGACTTTGCTGTTTGATGTGTTTAAAAATTTAGGCTACGATTCAGCTTTATTGTCAACAGTAGAAATCAGAATCGGAGAAAAAATAATTCCGGCGACACACACGACTCCGGATGTAATTACCATCAATAAAATTTTGGCTCAGGCTGTTGAGGAAGGATGCGAATTTGCTTTTATGGAAGTGAGTTCTCATGGCATTGCCCAAAACCGAATTGAAGGTCTGACTTTCAAAATTGCCGGGTTTACAAATCTTACACACGATCATTTAGATTATCATAAAACGTTTGATGAATATTTAAAAATCAAGAAAAGGTTTTTTGATGAGTTAAATGAAAATGCAATCGCCATCACTAACGTAGACGATAAAAACGGAAACGTAATGCTTCAAAACACAAAGGCTGCAAAAAGGTCTTATGCTTTGAAAACGATGGCGGATTATCACGGAAGAACTCTGGAAGTTGATTTCAACGGAATGCTTTTGAATTTCAACGGAAAAGAGTTCTGGACGACTTTAACAGGAAAGTTTAATGTCTATAATCTATTGCTTGTTTTCGGAATTGCTTCTGAATTAGGATTTGAACAGGATGAAATTCTTCAGGCAATCAGCATTCTAAAAAGAGTTTCCGGGAGATTTGAAACTTTCAAATCTGATGGCGGAATTTTCTTCATCGTCGATTACGCGCATACTCCTGATGCGTTGGAAAATGTGTTAGACAGCATCAATGACATCAGAACAAAAAATGAAAGACTGATTACAGTTTTCGGTTGTGGAGGCGACAGAGATCACTCCAAAAGACCTGAAATGGGAAATATTGCATCAAAGAAATCAACTTTGGCAATCATCACTTCAGACAACCCGAGAACGGAAGATCCGAACCAGATTATCAAAGAAATTGAAGCAGGTGTTGAACCTCAAAACTTTAGCAAATACACTTCAATTCCAGACAGAAGAGAGGCCATTAAAATGGCAATCAAATTCTCTGAACCGAAAGATATTGTTCTCGTAGCCGGAAAAGGGCACGAAAATTATCAGGAAATCAATGGTGTGAAACATCATTTTGATGACAAAGAAGTGATTAATGAGTTATGGCAATTAATGAGCAAATAA
- the mraY gene encoding phospho-N-acetylmuramoyl-pentapeptide-transferase, translating to MLYYLYEYLTSQGIHVPGMGMLKYISFRAGMAVLLSLTIALIYGKSIINYLRGKQMGELVRDLGLDGQKQKEGTPTMGGFIIIIATLIPVLLFTRITNIYIVLLIVTVVWMGAIGFLDDYLKKIKKNKDGLSGKFKIVGQVGLGLIIGVTMYFHPDITVKRKYADTKVVNRNNVEQNFMPAEKITVSTVPFAKNNEFDYSGVLFWMNDEDAHEWAWIVFIPIVIFIVTAVSNGANITDGIDGLAAGTSTVILLTLAFFTYVSGNIIFADYLNIMFLPNMGETTIFVVAMVGAVIGFFWYNTYPAQVFMGDTGSLMLGGVIAVLAVILRKELMIPVLCGIFLIENVSVMLQVVVFKYRKRKFGLEYAQNNRLFKMSPLHHHYQKDGFHESKIVNRMIIIGVMLAIVCLITLKMR from the coding sequence ATGCTATATTATCTATACGAATATCTAACGAGCCAAGGCATCCACGTTCCTGGGATGGGAATGTTGAAGTATATCTCTTTCCGTGCGGGGATGGCGGTTTTGTTGTCTTTGACGATAGCGCTTATTTATGGAAAAAGCATCATCAATTATCTGCGAGGAAAACAGATGGGCGAGTTGGTTCGTGATCTTGGATTAGACGGACAAAAACAAAAAGAAGGAACGCCTACAATGGGAGGTTTCATCATTATTATTGCGACTTTAATTCCTGTTTTGTTATTTACAAGAATTACCAATATTTATATAGTTCTTCTGATTGTAACCGTAGTTTGGATGGGCGCCATCGGATTTTTAGATGATTATTTAAAGAAAATAAAGAAAAATAAAGACGGATTAAGCGGAAAATTTAAAATTGTCGGACAAGTCGGTTTAGGGTTAATTATCGGAGTTACAATGTATTTCCATCCCGATATTACGGTTAAAAGAAAATATGCAGATACAAAAGTGGTCAACAGAAACAATGTAGAGCAAAACTTCATGCCTGCTGAGAAAATCACTGTTTCTACCGTTCCTTTTGCTAAAAATAATGAGTTTGATTATAGTGGAGTTTTATTTTGGATGAATGACGAAGATGCCCACGAATGGGCTTGGATTGTATTTATCCCTATCGTTATTTTCATCGTAACAGCCGTTTCAAACGGAGCCAATATTACCGACGGAATTGATGGTCTTGCAGCCGGAACAAGTACGGTTATTTTACTGACGTTGGCATTTTTTACCTACGTTTCCGGGAACATCATCTTTGCAGATTATCTCAATATTATGTTCCTCCCAAACATGGGTGAAACCACGATTTTTGTCGTCGCAATGGTGGGAGCTGTTATCGGATTCTTTTGGTACAATACGTATCCTGCACAGGTTTTCATGGGAGATACCGGAAGTTTGATGTTGGGTGGTGTAATAGCTGTTTTGGCGGTTATTTTAAGAAAAGAATTAATGATTCCTGTGCTTTGCGGAATTTTCTTAATAGAGAATGTTTCAGTGATGTTGCAGGTGGTTGTATTTAAATACAGAAAAAGAAAATTTGGGTTAGAATATGCCCAGAACAATAGATTGTTTAAAATGTCCCCATTGCATCATCATTATCAGAAGGATGGTTTTCACGAAAGTAAAATCGTCAACAGAATGATCATTATTGGTGTAATGTTAGCGATTGTATGTCTTATTACATTGAAAATGAGATAA